The sequence TATTGCAAAAGCTGAGGAGgaatggaaaaatattttagaaaggaGAGCCAACAAAAATGTTGCAAACCTTCAAGAGACGATGGACAAAGAGCTAGAGACTCATAGGCTTGAGCGTGGACCCAAGATTCGAAAGATTCCTGGTGTCAGCAACAATGAAGATGAGGATGTTGAGGATATCAATGTTGTGGAGGATGATATGATGGATGATGTGCTAGAAGTGGATGAGAATAACCAGAGGAGTGATGAAAATGTGAAAGTTGAAGCAGGCAATGGTGGTCCACGGATTGATGAGCAGTAGATATGGATCTTTCATCTCCTTAAAAGGTTTAGTCAGGAAATGGGCTTTTATAAGAAATGGTGTTTTGTGTTTGGCTGGCTTTTGTGTCAGCTGTATGTCATGCTGAGCTCGGTTATGAGgattacttttatttatgttaaaccTTCCGATTTTGTTGTATCAGCTGAGTGTCTTATTCGTAGTATTTATCAGTAAGAAAAAGAACGTTACTTCTCTCAAGCACACACCTATATTTGAATGTTTTATTTGTATTCGTGTGAAGATTAATTGGCCAAGGTTGAGATTCAGTATGAAGATACACTACTTATCAACCTGCTAAGTTTCTGAATGGACATAATTATGAAAATCTATAGCTGCAGTTCTCTCAGATTGAACTATATGCATAAAAGAATTGCTTCAGTCAGGGTTGCCACAACGTACTTTTAATGACATCATTATTCATGGAAAGTTTATGACATGCAATGAATTTAATGCTACATGTTCTGTGGTGCTGTCAGTTAAGTTTCTTGTGGTTTCATATCTGAGTCTGGATTTTGTGCTACTATACAAGTGGGGAAAATAACAAATGTCAACTTCGTGATTAGCATGATCAAACGAGAActtaatgattaaaattaaaGCCATTGATGAAGGATGAGATCTTCACAGCAACGGTCTAATCTATTGTTTAGACCATACCATGGAATACACACTTGTAGACCTTTGTAAGGGATGGTACCAACATAACCATATTTTAAGGAAAAACGAAGAAACATAATGTACTTAAGATCAGGAGGAATCAGTGGTTTGCGTCAGAGACAGGCAAACCAGCTTTATGCAGATCTGCTATAGTCCCGGCAGCTTCTGCGAGATCATTCTTCATCATGCCAACTTTTGATGTAATAtactctttatattttgaaactGAATCAACAACAGCAAAGAGTTCACGGGCACACAGCTGCACTTCTTCCTCAGTTTGTGCGATTGTTTCCTGTAATTTGGCCTTGGACGCCTTTGAAAGTGAAAAAGATGCTAATTAAAATGAAGATTATACATCTAAGACGAGAAACCACACAAGTCAACATTTGTCGGAAGACATTTAGAAGCCATGCATTACAGTATAAATCTAGTCTAAATTGCAAATGCCTTACCTTCAGGAAGTCCGCCGCCTCTCTTTCAACCTGATCCAACTTCTGCGTTTCTGCTTCAACTTCCTCAACTATCCTTCCGGCTTCTATTGCACAGCTAGATGTGAAGTCCAGCCTTTCCTTCTTTACCAAGTCCAACTGAGCCTCCAACTATCATTGATCATAAAAGGAAACAAATAGCCATATTAGGCTGAAGGCACCGTTATACATCCCCAAAGGACTAATAGAAGATATATTTTAAGCTGATAGACCTTATGCCACTAGAATTTGTGAATAATGGTAACATCGCCTTAtctaattttcaaattcaatgCTGAAAGGCCAAAACATTTAAGCAGTGACACGTATGCAGCGGATGCAcgcaagaagaaaaagaaacacaaaTATACCATGGCTAAAGAGAAGCTGTTCAGTGGCGCTAATATAAATGATCAACTACTAATTCacttcataaaaagaaaagagactCAAAACTCAGCTCATTGAGGCATGAAAAATCATTACATTCTAAATTTTggattataaacaattttactAGTATCAATTACTACCCAAAACATTCTTTTGTACATATTTTAAAACAGAAAAGTGGGAATTTGTTTTATGCATTTTTGATATCCAAATATTGCAGGTACCTCTGACTCTGAGAGCATCTAGAAGATAGAATGCCACTTATTATGTCATTAGATTCACTTCCgataaaatgttatatattatacaaaattaaatattgtgtgtgtgtgtgagagagagagagagagagaggaccAGTGTCCAATTCTATAGTGGGAAAGGATGCTGGCTAAACTTACATCATCAATGTGAGCCTGAAGAGTAGCCAGACGATTCCTCTTTGACTCTAATTTCATAGCCTTCTCAGATGACTGTTGCTGGAGATATATCAACTCTTCCATTTTCCCCATGGAACTCTTTTTCATCTCATCTTCAAAGGATGCAAGAGTGGGCTTTAAcgtttttttgtaatttatacCTAATACCTCTGCTGGTGAGGACCCTTGGGGATTCAATTGATACTGAAATTCATTTCCAAGCTTTAACCTGAAATTTCAAATGAGGCTGTTTGTTGTCAGAGTAATTAAGGAAATGATGACGAGCAACAAGTAGAAGGAAAGTTCCACCGCAAACCACAGAGAATATACAAAACTATACTTGCTCCATCTCACTTTGACTGATCTAGTTTCAAACTTACAATCTTAACCCCTCCCAAGTTATGATCTAAATCATCAAATTGTAAAAAATTTGCTCCAACAGTTCAATCTGATAAGCtatggaaaagaaaagaactttTCAAGCAGCAACAAGAATGCACAGAAATCTGAGAAATGATTATCGCATAGAGGCACTCCCACAAAATCTTTTTTACTGAGTGGCATTGGGTGTTTTGGTCCATGCTTTGGCCAAATTCAAAAAGTGTATCATAAATTGCCGCATAAtccaacaataaaaatatgaatatagaatAAAAAACATTCTTCATGAAGGACCGTCGTATAGCTGGAAATACAGAACTCAATTCCAACATAGCACCTCCAGTCAGGCAAGATACATCTAATTCATGCAGAGACTACAACAGTGAAGGATCAATTGTTCCTTAAGAAATAATAGTGTATTGACTGAGATAGAATTAAAAGACGGAGGCATGCTGCAGCCTTAGTTTCTAATCGGAGTGATTGGAAAAACTAAATTCGAGAATCTACAAGTAAAAGGTATGATGAGAATCTTAGCATTATTGCCTCGTGACTAGCATAGTGTTCCTCATTCATATCTCAAGTCAAAGTTTAGTGAAGCAGCACTACAACAATGGGCTAAATATCTGCCGAGAAAGAAAGGCATGTTTTAGGAAGTTAGTGAATCAATTAAACTCTGAGAAGCACAGATAGGAAGTCAGTTTTCATATAACTTCCAGCAAATTGCATTCCCATTAATCTGTCACCTAAATTATCTGCCGAGAACCCATTGTAGAAGCAATCTAACAGTATCATGTTGTAACGACCACTTCTACTTAAGTGAATGTTGATAGAAACAATCAATTGAGGGAAAACAATAGAATGTCCTTCCAATCTTATCTTAGTCGTCATATTATTATAGCTTTAGTCCAACTAAAATAGCACAGCAATGCAATATATCCATGTTCATAGAACAACAAACACTTATATTACGAAAAATATTGAATCTCATGCTGTTAAATGGGAAGTAAGATACTCTTATTTCAAACAACATAAATAACAGGAGAGGGAATGACAACCTCCTGATAGATTGGTTGCACTCGATCATTAGCTCCTCAAGCTTCTTGTACATGTTCCCAATTGCAGAGTCGAGGTCCCAAGCCTTCTCCTCCCATTCAATCCTCTGGTTCTCAATATCCCCAATATCCCTTTCCAAAGCATGCAACTCCCTCTTCATCCTATCTGCATCCCTGGAATTAATCCCTTGTTCCTCCACCCTCTTCTTCAACTCCTCATTCTCTGCACAAATGCTCTCTTTCTCTGTAACCTTAGTCTCTAAccctttttctttctcttccaCCATCTTATCCATTTTCACTATATGCCCTTCTAACTGTTCAATGATAGCCTGAAACTTCTTTACATCTTCCTCCAACGCACTCTTCTCCTTCTCCAACGTCTCTCTTTCCGATGGTCCTGTCTTCATTTCTTCCAACTTTTCCTCTTGAGCCTTCACATTCTCCTCCAAGACATTCACATTCTCAACCAACCGCTCCTTATGTTGTTCCAACTCTTGCATAAATTGACGATCCAATTCATCTACTTGATCATCTTTCCCCCTAAAGTAATGCAAATAACTCTCTATAGTATAGCTCAATTCCTTATTATCCGGAGCTAGTGGTTGAGCCGAACTCAACCGGTAATCATCAAATTTACATAGCTGAACAAGCCAGTGAATTGCTGCAAGTAGACTAGGCCAGGAATGAGGCGTCCCAGGGGCGCGTAATGCAGATTTGTTCAATTTCACGGGGCAATTTAGGGATTTCAGAAGGTTTTGGAGATTATCTTCGAGTTTATGCGACTCTGCTAAGGAAAATCCGAAACGAGAGAGAATGAATTTTAGGGTTTCGGTGATATCTTTTGCAGAAGGGAGAGGATGTTTGAGAGTAAAAGGGAGAGAGTGGGAGGAAAGGTAAGCATTGATTGTACGCAGAGCAGAGAGTTGATAGGAGCGGTCAGAGATGGGGATAGCGGAGGACCGAGCGTTTACACCGGCAGATGAAGGCCGGCTACTGGCGAAGCTTGCGTCGGAATCACGCCCGCCGGTGGAGATAAATTGCCTTGGGTCGTTTATCGGAGTCGGAGGTGGATGACGGCGATCCGGCACTGCAGAATTGGTACGACGGCGTCCGGCGCCTCTCATTGTTGAGTAAACTGCTGCTTGATCTCGGTGGCTAGTGAAAGGTATTTGTGTTTCTGCTTTGAAATTGGAAAATGAGTAATGGCGGCATTTCAATTAGAATTTCggttttaattgtttttaattatgcTGTTTATAAATTTGGCCAAATACATAAGTATCttgttggatttttttttgttatgtaaTGATACACGATATGTTTCACAACTCATTAGTTCAATCGATAGTGAAAATATTTGAGAATAATTGTATTTTActtaagttatttaaatatattagaaaataaatgagaTTAACACGGTTTATATTCActccttcaatcaaaattattacaattcgaACACAATTGAAAGCATTTACGATTAAAAAAAACCCGATCAAAATCAACCAGCAGTGttttaaagaaacaaattatgaattatttaataaaaaaataacataattaaaatattttaaaaaaaaacttaataaatttaaaaatctatttatatatttagccAATAAATTTCAATCCTTTAAATTTGTCAACTCAACATATTGATTTTCGTCAAAGTTGAAGGAGTAGTTTATTTACCTAAAAAGGTATTGCATGTTACCCTTtgcttaatttaatttaaatgatacttatttgatttataaaattaatgaataatttattattttgtatttattatatttttattattaaatacttttttttaatgtttttatgtgcttatactctctttatttcaaattaattgaattgttaagacatttttcattttacaaattaagttaattattcaattttcaaGACTATTTTTATAATGTTCTTTCAATTGTATCCTTCATTAGTTAGTATTcaaattagttattaattaatatttaattattttaattataattttaacaataattaataagggtaaaaatgGAAAGttatgtttaatttaaattataatttttttcttaaatgtatgaaatatctcaataatttaattaattgaaatgaaaaaatatttaataaaatttgataaaatgttatcaattatttattacttttaaatatttatctgaagtctataataaataattatcgTTGAACAGACGGAGGTAGAAGGGTCATGTtggcaaagaaaaaaaagtttaccTAAAATTTCCTTCTTCTATTccattttaataaatcaattaaacttAGATTATTTATAACACTTCGTattctctctatatataaataaatatatagtatgATGTGCCACTTTATCATCTCGTAGATCACTCCCTTTCCAATAACGTGATTAACTTTTCATTAATAAAGCTTCTCTTAATTAATCACAAGAGAGAAGATTTCAATATTAGTTAAACGTctatttacttttacattaatAAACACTTTTTCAAGTGTTCACCATTTTAGTTTATAAGTTATCTCAAGTGGGTGAGTTAAATGAATTTGAGTTGAATCTGCCACTTTTAAATTTAGtttcattattattagtatataagATATTTTAGAATTAACTAGTAATTTAAACTAGACATGAAATAAGCTGGGTAAATGTTCAAATTTGAGATTATacactatttaaaaaaataaaaaaagagataaaatgCTCTGTAGAGTTTTGTGTGATAAGAAGATATATACcaccaaaatttttaaaaataagtcttACAAAATGATAGTTATGTTAGAGAACGATTTTGatgtaaaaaacaaaatattagcTAGTCAAAAACTCGCATGTTGAAAGATGGAGtaacgaaaataaaaatatggaaaCGAATATGTGAGTATACTAaaagacataaatataaaaatgaagatATTTAAAATAGCCTGAAAGTAATCTTATTTTCTAACAAACCGTCATGAACAatataatattacataaaattCTAGTACCAGTCGCATTCGTAAAAAATCTGACAGTAAtcaagttatttttaatacaagtattaataacttatttatagttgaaactATAAAAATAACTACTACAGTATatcttaatataaatattaattaacttttttcatgattcaaaatcaatattttctaatcgttatttctcctctctttttttaaCAACtatgatattcatattaatCTTCATCCACCtcaaataatttcataaaataatattacctTCCACTAACAATAACTATCATATTAGGGTAATTAACCATGTCcattaaaattagaataaatagaaagaaatctaacctataatttctttcaaatttccaaataaataaaagattttaaaaagttttaataagTAATACAATTAGTAAAGAACAAAGgggaaagagaaagaagaaccaAAAACAATAATGGCAAGAATGCAAAGTCAAAAAATTGCCCCACTTTGATGCCACCTTTTTTCAATTCCAagcaaacacacacacacacacactattGTCCCTCCCTCCATCTTCACTCTCTCCTAAAGCAAAGCAAAGTTGAAAAAGGGATTAGAGAGAAGAGAGTGGTGGGTCTTAATACAGTACAAATTATTCCTTCAATCTTATTCTAATTCTTTCTTCatcttcaacaacaaaaaacaataTGACCTCAAGATTAACTCAAAATGGTATTAATGGCACCCACCATCATCCTCAATATTACCCTCATCctacttcttcttcatcatctaaaGCTTCATTTAaaggttgttgttgttgcctATTTCTACTCTTTTCCTTCTTACTTCTCCT comes from Solanum pennellii chromosome 1, SPENNV200 and encodes:
- the LOC107006072 gene encoding kinetochore protein NDC80 homolog, with protein sequence MRGAGRRRTNSAVPDRRHPPPTPINDPRQFISTGGRDSDASFASSRPSSAGVNARSSAIPISDRSYQLSALRTINAYLSSHSLPFTLKHPLPSAKDITETLKFILSRFGFSLAESHKLEDNLQNLLKSLNCPVKLNKSALRAPGTPHSWPSLLAAIHWLVQLCKFDDYRLSSAQPLAPDNKELSYTIESYLHYFRGKDDQVDELDRQFMQELEQHKERLVENVNVLEENVKAQEEKLEEMKTGPSERETLEKEKSALEEDVKKFQAIIEQLEGHIVKMDKMVEEKEKGLETKVTEKESICAENEELKKRVEEQGINSRDADRMKRELHALERDIGDIENQRIEWEEKAWDLDSAIGNMYKKLEELMIECNQSIRRLKLGNEFQYQLNPQGSSPAEVLGINYKKTLKPTLASFEDEMKKSSMGKMEELIYLQQQSSEKAMKLESKRNRLATLQAHIDDLEAQLDLVKKERLDFTSSCAIEAGRIVEEVEAETQKLDQVEREAADFLKASKAKLQETIAQTEEEVQLCARELFAVVDSVSKYKEYITSKVGMMKNDLAEAAGTIADLHKAGLPVSDANH